The genomic interval tagagacaaagagattttttttaatgaagttagatttgttgcaaaagtattttccatctgcaaaaagcttttgtatTAGTGACAAAAGAAACAGTTTGTATCTGTAATAAGAAAGTTGTGCATCTGTAAAACTAACAAtgacaaaggaagaaaaataaagtttcttgaTATACTAAGAAGATGACAAAATTAAGGAAAATATCAGAATTTCCTCCATTTTTGTCTCGTCTccttcaaataaagaaactatttttcttctttctttttactcCTTAAATTGATATCgtgcatctgattggctggtcCAAGCAGCACACCGATTGGATGACGATGAAAGGTTGCTGGTTGGTGGATTTATTGAGAAGCAAAATTGTACTTGCTCTTATGTGCACGTGATGTTTCACGCACgagtgacacatttttattaggGCTGTAAACATTAATGTAACATAAATAATCAAACCAAATTGAAGCATTTATATTAAATACTGCATCTTAATTGCACCTGTGGAGCAGCAGTCCAGGTATCATCCtacttataccatggttatttacagaagaaataaacattcagtttttagtacttaaatcttgtattttttccagtttagatcgctttttcacaaaaagcggactatttgaacCCTAGTTATCTTACTGTAGATGTGCTTTGTACACACAAACTACAATTCTAGTATAAAAAATGTTCCTCAATGAAACAAATGTGTGCGTCAATATGAACATCTTATAGCATTGTGTGAATCGCACATCCTGAAGTGGTGTaactttttctaatttaaaatggtaaatgaggaaagaaaaaaagatcctcGTTTTACACAATTGTCTCTATTACACAAGTTTGTCATGGGACTTCATCTGACTtgctcatattttatttttaatactgaGTCATTGGTTTCATTGGCTTATATTGgaacatattttaatgtttgaaagctgacaaacaataacaaaaatgataattataaaagaaggaaaattatgaaatatgtttctgtttcttctaCTTGATGCATTGTAGTAGGTACATCTAAGtctgtttttgccaaaatactttcatttttgaggaccagaaataaaataaagaaaaaggtttgtatggaaaaaaaaaacccttgaaaTAAGATGTTGTATATTAATCAATGTTAAATGTTCAAACtactaaatttaatttttaaatcatgtGAATAGGAAAACAGcacaaataattatttcttaattgttatttttaaacgGCTTATAAGGTATTTTAGTcattccaaattaaaaaaatatagttgacACATAGTGCTGGGTGCTGCATATTATTGATTTAATGACAGAAACTGGTCAAATTTTAAGACATTAGTCCcacaggccagactttggacatgcatGATGGAACTGATGTGCAAAAAATTTGAATTgttcaatttgaaaaaatatatgtttgtagtaaaaacagacataatgttgctgtttttccaGGTCGTAATGgaagaaaatgaagcatttttaggGAGAATTTTCCTTCTGAGCTCCAACAAgctctactttttcttttactttttttcagcactaaatgattatttttggtttttggagctatcataaaatatttttaactgaatttcTTCCCAAATACACAGGCCAGctgcattaaagtaaaaaaaacaacaaaaaaacggaAGTATTTCTggatattttaaaactaaagaaaaattcCACTATGTCGCCCAGATTGTCTTCCTCGAGGTCCAACTCTGGAGCCAGGTCAAGGGTTGGAGCCCGCAGGAGAGCTCCGTGGTGGTGCACAGATTTAGTTTATATCCGTGGAACAACagtagaaaaaacaaagttcttttCAACTTGTTGAATAGATTTTATTAATgacatgaagcaaaaaaatgaaaaatacatgttataCATAGAACTTACtgtatagaaaataaaaatccacaaatatcatataaacccttttttttttttaaacagaaagttTCCTACGGAGTCCCTTAAAGGACATcaagattaagaaaaaagtggtttcttgtgcacaccagttactatgtttttattgatcttcattatgtttttttctatttctacttcattttttttctttgatatcCATTCATATGTCGCCCCTGAAGGGATATCAAAgtaagtaaaatattgaagtaaaaaaaaaaaaagtttcaggtgtgcaccatttactatctagtgcacaccacttactatgtttttttcctttactttgatatatatttttatctcctcatatttttttacttcaatgtccttttatatggagcccctaaagggacattaaagcaacaaaaaacaaggtttaaaaaaaaacacaactagcTTGTGGTGTGCACCAATTACAATCaagtgcgcaccacttactatgttttttttttcttttacctccttttttttaactcacatTTCTTTTACCTTGATGTCCTTTTATACGGAGCCCCTAAGgggacataaaaaataaaacataaaaaaacactttctggtGTGCAGcaattagtatctggtgcgcaccagatagtaactggtcacttatttatttatcatttttttatttcgcTGTCTCTTGAGGGGCTCAGTAGTTTCCTTCTGGATTTTAAACCAAATGCAAAAGTTATGCATGTTTATGTCAAACTGGCATCTATATCAGCTCATTTGGTGTCACAAAATCTATAAAACACACACTTACGCGTTTAGCAAGGGTTTGTTGAAACTTCTACAATTAAAGAGAATATTAATTTTTGACGATTCTACCAAAATAGTAACGCTTTCTAACATTTCAAAAGCAGAATTGATGAACTTACTAAGGCATGAAGTTTTTAGCTgccaattttatttaatgaaatgaGGTCGTGTAAATCAATCGTGAAAAATAGGAAGAAAATTGACATGCGAGTTGGAAAAATCTCTATCACCAACACCATCAAGACAACTGTATAGACTTTAACACCTCGTCCATTTTCTCAACACCAAACTGTGCTTCAAGCTCCCTCTTGGTCTCAGTGTTACGCAAAGTCAAAGAGAGAAGGAAAAGAGAAATAGAGATGCTACAGAGTTTGATTCTAACACATTTCAATGATTCTACACTTTtcaaaaattattaataaaaaatttcCAAATGTAAATCCTCCAAACTTCCTATTTAAGTGAGACTAAGCAGCAGATGATGCTTAAAGCTGTATTTCTTGCCCAGCCTTTCTTGGGCATAGCATGCAGGTCAAACGTTAGTATTTGTTCACATCCCGCAGTCAAATCTTCTGCCTCTTGTGAAAATAACTTCACAAAACCAACAACGAGGCCAAAATATCAAATAAGCAGCCTTGCATCAAAAGCTCAGAAAAAAGGGCTCCAGCTCAGCGTGCTGATGGAAATAATATTCTGACAGGTGTTCGACGAGAGCCACACTGTCTCCATCAGGCTGAAGTGCAGCATTCCCAATGCGAAGCCGCACACCATATCCGTCAGGTGGTGTTTGCCCAGGAGCACCCGAGACATGCCCACCAGGAAGGCCCACAGCACCAGCAGGATGCGCAGAGGCACCGCCAGAACCAGGTGGGACAGCAGGAACTTAGAGACCATGGCTGCCCGACTGGCGTGGGCGCCGGGGAAGGAGTACTTGTCCATGGCGATACAGTCCAGGAAGCCTGGCGACATCTCCCAGGGTCCTCTTCGCTTCACCAGTCTTTGGAGTCCGGCCACTGTCATGATGTCGAGGATCAGAGCTGTCGCAGGAATCAAAGGGGAAAGGGTTAACAACACCAATAAGTCAACCATCAAAGAAAAGTGTGACGTTAATTATTTGACTCttctttctttataaataaGAATTAAATACTTAATCTGATAACTCTATCAATGAGAATTGTAACTCTCTGTTGTGGGACATTCTTTTTGATCATTAGGGATTAATGTATAATTTGTTATAGGGGAcgttcaaagacccactccaatgaaaatgctgtttttaacaagttcttggagcatttttctcctgattttTACACCTATCATGCACATGCTTAAATTACAAATCAACACATgtaaaaaccaaacacaaaattttaaagacccactccaatcatcttttgatctattgtgaaagcAGTCCTAAGGTCTTTTTAGCCCTAATCAAAAAACGTGTGttgttttctgtaatttttatcattattattattattttaatgggtttccttctgtctttttattataattattaactTGGTGCCTCCTGTAGacttttatttgataaaattgAGAAGATATCATGTTTTATCTGTCATCTATTGTACTGTTGTGCTGTTTCTTTATTACTCAGGTCGTCGTTGTAAACGAGAAATTATTCTCAATCGACCTACCTGAATGAATAAAGGTTCAACATCAACAAAagagcgacagtagttcatttgaaatttaactctgagttgtgggaggaaCCAtggcagagcaaccccgcccccttttcccatCCCTGTtaactgagagctctttgtttacattctcctgcTAGTTTCTTCCATCCCCAAACTAATATTTTCAGTgctacaaaaatggcgagcgatatCAAAGCCATTCAGCTGTGCGTTTTGGGGCTAGATTCCAGCTCCTatgacattaatggatctatttgtctgcatttgGATGCATCAGACAcacctcctgattcacatcaatttgaataaaaaatattcataaatgcaatttttagcttaaatttctttgtaaatgtcCTCCCTCAtctgaattaaataataaaatcatgttaaaaaacacaaaattcttTGGATTAAGCTTTTATCCCTCGGTTTTCTATTAAATGTGGAGCCAAAATAAACTTGCATTTTGTGTTAATTAAAGATTCCAAGCTTTACAAATTGCCTATTGATAATTTTGgaccttcttttttctttttacaagagttctttttaaatgtgttcaattATTATCAATTAGTGTTTGATTTTTAGGAGTGATGGGGGACAGATTAGATGTTGCATTTACCCAGCAGCAGGTTCACCAGGACCTCTTGTCCAGCCAGAGTGTTGCTCCGTGTGAGACACACGATAGTGCCAAGGATCCACGTGATTCCGTGCCCAGTCAGGGCCAGCAGAGAGACCATGGAGCGGCAGCCTCCCCAGGAGGACGACGTGTAGGCGCACACCCCCATGCGCTTGGACAGACAGATGTCAATGGCGAGGAGGGAGTTCATGGCTATTCCCTTGAAGGAAGGGTTGAGCTGCATGCAGTCTTCCTCCGGCATTTTGGTGGACTCCCTCCGGTCCCTGCTGCCGCTGTCGGTAGGTTCCTCGCTCTGTTGGCTGCTTTGGGGCTTCATGGGAGCCGCGCGTCTGGAGCCGCGGCGGCTCTCTGCGGGGCCACCGCTGGGCTGCTGGTTGAGGGATATGAACTCGGGTCGATTCAGGACCCCGTTTCTCTCCCGGACCCTGGATCTCACATTGAAAGTCGatggcatttcttttttttaagagctttAATCACAATCTCTGAAAGATAATTCAAGTGGTGCGTCCTCACAGTGAAATGTCCCAGAATAAACCACCAGAGCCCCCCCTCCTGTGTCTCCTGGCCTTAATATTAGATATATTTAGAGGCTCCGGAATGCGCAGTGTCCATGCTGTTTATACCTCGCACACACGCTGGATTGGGTTGCATCTGCGCCCAGCCAATGATGGGGAGCACGATCTGCAACATGGgcacaaaacaacatttctgtgaGCGCAGCAACAACACACAGATGCTCGGCTGCATGTGGAAAACAAACCATGGAGCTCCTCACCTATAGGAGTAACGATGCGCATCCCTCGTCCTGTACCCGCAGGCTCATCGCGTACAAAGACAACAACAAGAAAGGGAGTTTAAAATCAAAAGAAGCCAATTCCATCAACAAAAGAGGAGACAAAAGCAGCTCCGTAACAACAGGAGCCCGGGTTGCTTCCGCCCGTATTTGACGTATCTTGCGCGCAATTGCGATTCAGATTCCAGAGGCGCGCCCTGCTGTGGCGCGGAGTTCTCCAAGGTGCTTAAACAGACAGACCGCAGTCCTGCAGCCCTAAAACGGTATTGGAACAGAAATACGTAAAATTGAGCACATTCTAACGATTTACAACAGCAacaaaataatagctaaaaaagcgAACAAATCAGTTCTGTTGTCTGGCATTTTAGCAGAAAACACATTGTATACACATTATGCATTTTAGATGATTCAAAAAAGCACCAGTTAAAAGAAATGAGGCTGAGAAACAGTTGTCTCCCTTCATGTTTGGCAAAATTCTGTTTCTATGGAGCCCTGGTCATGCCATTAAAAAATGGCTACcccaaatttatattttgtgaccacaaattagtattttgtgttcacaaatttGCACTTTGTTTCCACAGTTTATTAATTTGTGActacaaattagtattttgtgttcacaatttaattatttgtgaccacaaatttgaatttttataaGCATCTTTAGGcataaattagaattttgtgcGCCCAAATTACTACAAAGTACTAGTGCCCTTTTTGTGGGCACTAAATAGTATTCCTATAGTGTGTTCACAAAACCAGTATTTTGTATTATAAATGAGCCCACAAAGTACCATTAACTGTGCACGAATTTGCATTTAGTGCCCACAAAGtaatgtgcacaaattagccttttttttatcagcaaGTTTGCATTTTGTATGCAGAAATTGGAATTTTGAGGGCAAAAATTAgtctttagtcttttttgtgcacaaattagaattttgtgtgCTCAGAAGTTAGCAAGTTTTCATctgaaattagcattttaagcgtataaattaacattttgtgcagAGAAATTCGAATTTTGTGTACCCAGATTAGCCTTTTGTGGGCATGTTTCAGAATTCGTGCCCAAATTAGTCTTTTGTGGCCACTTATTTGAGTGCGCAAATCAGCATTTTAAGGGGACCAATTAGTACCCTGTTTTTGTATTCACAAGTCAGCTTTTTGCAgtgtaaatttgcattttgtaattagcattttttatgaGTACGTTAACCTTTTTTGTGTACAAAATTGGCGTTAGTGACACAAATTAGTCTTTCTAgtccacaaattagcattttgagggcaaaatttagcatttttgttttttctaatcaacattttgttcacttaagttagcattttttgcacagaaattagcattttgagcAGAAAATTAGTGTTTGTGGAGATATTAGCATCCTGTTTAAACAaattatcataatttgtggGCAGAGATTGACATTTTGTGTTCAGAAATTGCATTTTGAGTAAACAAACGAGTGTTTTATGGCCACAAATTTGTAGTAAGAATCGAAGgtatgaaaaacaaatttgcatgcacaaaataccaatttgtgagcacaaaatgctAGTTTGTGCCCACAAACTGcaagcaaaatgctaatttgtagtcACGAAAAAGGGATttacttttgcacaaaatgcaattttgtgaCCACAGATTATTAATCTAAGggaataactttattttatggctccctagtttaaaaaaacgagGAATATATTAGCATAGACTACATTTCCCACTATGCGCTTAGGCTAAAGCGGAAGTGACGTCACGAGAATCCGTAAAACCTTCTTCGCAGGCAGCTCAAATAGACCAATGCGGAGCGGGGTGAACCTGCCGCTGCTGCGATGGGACGAGCACGGAGGACCGACAGCCTGTGCAGGAATTCAGGCTGAGCTGCATCtcacagagacagagagaggacTGTCGATATGTGACTGCCTACCCCCTCCAAGAAAGAGgcggttttatttttatttttatttatttttgatttctttcaaCTCGCGGATTATTATGACTCGTTTTTGAGAATGGGTCCGTTGAAATGGGCGCAGAAGTTGACCCGACCGTGTCCTTTGGATGTTGCGGTGGAGCACCTCTGACCTCTCTGGATGGGACGCTGCCCTCCGCTGCAGGCACGCGGGGAGAATAACGGAATCACCTCGATTAACGCACAATCGGTCTGCGCCGCCGCCACGATTTCACTGGAAACGACCCACCTAATCGTCATAGGtacacttatttttattttatttctatatttgcGCGTTACTTTAAAAGTATCCCAAAATAGAGATCCGCTCATGTAACTGCCGCGCACCTTTAATCCGCAGTTGTTGGCCGTATGACACGCATTATTATAGTAAATACATAAACGCATTCATCACATTATAAGGGATGAGCTCCGCTGGAGGAAACCTGTCAGTTTACGCGTGGAGACTCCGGTGTTTGTGAAATAATAGAGACGGAAATTCTACCCCTTGtaacattatatatatttttaattatttagttaattaacTTTCTTTCTATAGTAGCAGATGTTAAGATGCACCCCgctttttttatccaaaaagcGCAATGAGGATTTTACGCACCGGAAGGCTCCCCATCTCCAAACCTAAAGTGAAAACAactcacttatttatttatttgttttgacaaATATCTTGTTGTTCAGCTTTTTTCACATCCTGTCAGAAGttgccacagtgaatcagcttttattgatttccacaagtggtttggcagagttttacgcccttatccaggctggggaccagTAGGAGTTTGGACCCCCTTGTGGATACATCAATTAGGCAGAATGGGTTGATTAAGATTGCACAACCCAGGTTTTCTGCTCAGAATTAAGtctcaaaaagaagaaacatatTGTTCATGCatgacttatatatgttttaattctTCTAGAGACTTAATTCCAACAGTTTCCATGCTTATCTCCTCCTCCAGACCTCTGGACGCTGCTGTGGATTGGGTTGCAGTTCAATGCCATGGGCTGCATCCAGAGTATCAGGTGTAAGCCCAAGAGTTTCCGAGAGAGTATCACCGTCCTGGAGCTGAACGCGTCCATCGACTCCAACCCCACCATCATCGACGAGGGATCCGGCGTGGTTTTGCGCTACAGGACCCCTCACTTTCGGGCCACCGCACGCGTCCAGGTGCCGCCCCTGCCAGCCAAGGAGACATGGACCATCGGCTGGATTCAGGCGTGTGACCACATGGAGTTCTTCAATACTTACGGGGACAAAGGGATGTGAGTATGCAGAGCTTGAAGTGATTAAGACTTTGGGATTGTGACAGTTTATTATTTTCGAAATATATTTCGAAAAGGCTGTCTACTTCAAAGGTATTTTACAAATTTGGAATGATGGAGTTTATTGAACTTTGATctataaaacttgaaaaatattgtagaaaatcacattatttgtttaaaagaattgttaaaatgtgtttttcttcttttggttgAGCTTTTGTGTACCGTAAAAACTTAAATCTAATCATGTTAAGCCGTAAGTTCACTGGAATTACAAGCAAAACgggaaataaaatataagaatacaacagaaaacatcaggcaaaagaaacaggaaatggTTTTTTCACAAGACTTCACAGAACAGATTGCAAGAGTTCTGAGTTCCTGTTTTTGCTCTGCAATCATGCTAAAGTTACTTTTTGAAGGAAATACTACTATGTAGCAATACTAGGCTGTCGCCGTTTTATTCATAAACCttcttaagtttaaaaaaagaaaatgaagtgaAATAAAGTAGTGCATGTGCCAACAAAACCTGGGTGATTTGAGGCTACAACAAATGGAAAATATCTGCTGCCTGATCCATCCGCTTGTCAATACGGTTATTTTAGTCCAGCGGTTCCTCGCTCAGACAGAAACAGTTTCAGCTATAACGGCCCTCTCTGCACGTCGGGCAATCCCTTCCTGCTCTCGTGTTTGCTCAGCTTCTGTTTTACCGTAAGCGGTGAACAACCACACGCGCTGATCCTAACTGCGTGTTATCTGCAGACGCCGCAGGAGAGGATGCTACAGAGCTGCCAGACTTAGATTAAAAACTGAACTCTCCCTGACACCTCCACCCTGGCCACAACCCTACGTATATGTTCAGCAATGAAGcctctaaaaaacatttatctccATTTATGTCTGTAATGTGCCCCTTCCTGGTGCATTTTCTTATTATGTCGTATTCATTTTTAGGCTGCGGTCAATATGGCTCCGTAGCTGAGCAGTCAGCATGTGGACAGAATAGCTGAGGATAGTGTTATGGAGGACGTTTTTTCTCATTCCGTTGCACTTTCAGGCTCCAGTACAGGTAATTAGAAattgaacatgaaaaaaaaaaaaaaaaagcatcaaataaatgctttaaattcagctttgctgcttttttaaacCTCTGTGGTTCTGAAACAAACTTGCTGATGAGTTGtggttttcagatttttatctGAAGTAGAGCCGGTGTCACTATCTTTGATGACAGGAAGTGCTTCTTAAAAGTCTCAAGTCATGCACAATGACTTGAAACCCACCTGGCAGTAAAGTTGCAGAAAGCAGAAATATAAGCCTCCGTAGAGCTGTGATGAACCGTTTCCAGTACAACATCGACGCTCTAATCTGGCCCAGATCTCTGACATTTCATCTGTCACAGATTTCTGTCAGGGCTTAAGTCAGTTTTGTCTTAGACGAAAACCTGCCACAGAGCTTTCAGCTTTGATCCGTGCTGCTAGATCAGCTTATGATCAGTGTGCAGAGGTGACAGGAAATTGCAACGAAGCACTTGTGAATTCCTGCTCAGCCTGAGAAACCGAAGCTGCTGGTCTGCGACACCATACTTTGCATTTAAGCagattgattaatttttttaaaaaagtaagtaaagtaaagtaagcTTCCTACAAAGGATTTTTCAGTTAAGTTAGA from Oryzias melastigma strain HK-1 linkage group LG12, ASM292280v2, whole genome shotgun sequence carries:
- the LOC112162805 gene encoding inactive phospholipid phosphatase 7, yielding MPSTFNVRSRVRERNGVLNRPEFISLNQQPSGGPAESRRGSRRAAPMKPQSSQQSEEPTDSGSRDRRESTKMPEEDCMQLNPSFKGIAMNSLLAIDICLSKRMGVCAYTSSSWGGCRSMVSLLALTGHGITWILGTIVCLTRSNTLAGQEVLVNLLLALILDIMTVAGLQRLVKRRGPWEMSPGFLDCIAMDKYSFPGAHASRAAMVSKFLLSHLVLAVPLRILLVLWAFLVGMSRVLLGKHHLTDMVCGFALGMLHFSLMETVWLSSNTCQNIISISTLSWSPFF